One window of Streptomyces sp. NBC_00273 genomic DNA carries:
- a CDS encoding helix-turn-helix transcriptional regulator → MSTAINMGEFLRTRRALLHPEDVALPDFGGRRRVAGLRREEIAQLAGVSVDYYTRMEQGRVPNPSDAVLDALARALRLDGDATRHLHRLARPQSSARTAPRRQAQPQRVRPMLQRLLDDLVDIPAMVMGRRMDVLAWNAAAVALFDDYAALDPAERNIARITFLDETSRELYADWTSCARGNVAYLHLDAGRHPEDPQLASLIGELSMKSADFRRWWAEHPVQDKTSGTKRFHHPVVGDLELAYETLRATDDPDQALITYAAEPGSPSHDALRMLLAWAAEAPSPMPADDRARSPFG, encoded by the coding sequence ATGAGCACAGCGATCAACATGGGCGAATTCCTCCGAACCCGCCGCGCCCTCCTGCACCCTGAAGACGTCGCCCTGCCGGACTTCGGAGGCCGGCGCCGGGTCGCGGGCCTGCGCCGCGAGGAGATCGCGCAGCTCGCCGGAGTGAGCGTCGACTACTACACACGGATGGAACAGGGCCGCGTGCCCAACCCCTCGGACGCGGTCCTCGACGCCCTCGCCCGCGCACTGCGGCTGGACGGGGATGCCACACGGCACCTGCACCGCCTCGCCCGACCGCAGTCCTCCGCCCGGACCGCGCCCCGGCGCCAAGCCCAACCGCAACGCGTGCGCCCCATGCTCCAGAGGTTGCTGGACGATCTGGTGGACATACCGGCGATGGTGATGGGCCGGCGCATGGACGTACTGGCCTGGAATGCGGCAGCGGTCGCCCTCTTCGACGACTACGCGGCCCTGGACCCGGCGGAGCGCAACATCGCCCGGATCACCTTCCTCGACGAGACGTCCCGAGAACTGTATGCGGACTGGACCTCCTGCGCCCGCGGGAACGTGGCCTACCTCCACCTGGACGCGGGACGGCACCCCGAGGACCCCCAGTTGGCGAGCCTGATCGGCGAACTGTCCATGAAGAGCGCGGACTTCCGTCGCTGGTGGGCTGAACACCCGGTGCAGGACAAGACCTCGGGAACCAAGCGATTCCACCATCCCGTGGTAGGCGATCTGGAACTGGCCTACGAAACCCTGCGCGCAACGGACGACCCCGATCAGGCCTTGATCACATATGCCGCTGAGCCGGGCAGCCCCTCGCACGACGCTCTGCGGATGCTGCTGGCCTGGGCCGCTGAGGCCCCCTCCCCGATGCCGGCCGACGACCGCGCGCGCTCACCTTTCGGGTAG
- a CDS encoding IS3 family transposase, with translation MTVHPFIEAEKQSNHNVKRACELLKVSRTAFYARRNGTPGPRAVRDLELTVKITEAHEHSRGTYGAPRLHAVLQREGERCGRRRVARLMRDAGLEGRHRRRRHVTTAPDPRAAARPDLIGRDFAPDPAALDVRWCGDITYIPTDQGWLYLATVIDIASRRVVGWATADHLRTDLVAEALTTACRRRRPARPVIFHSDRGCQYTSQQFASLAGEFDVQLSVGRTGQCWDNALAESFFATIKRELLGTKPWPSRALARTAIFEWIESWYNLQRLHSSLGYRSPAEYETVLAA, from the coding sequence GTGACGGTGCACCCGTTCATCGAGGCGGAGAAGCAGAGCAACCACAACGTCAAACGCGCGTGTGAACTGCTCAAGGTCTCCCGCACCGCCTTCTATGCCCGCCGCAACGGAACTCCCGGCCCCCGCGCGGTCCGCGACCTGGAGCTGACCGTGAAGATCACCGAGGCCCACGAGCACTCCCGTGGCACCTACGGGGCCCCACGCCTCCACGCCGTTCTGCAACGCGAGGGCGAAAGATGCGGACGGCGCCGCGTGGCCAGACTGATGCGGGACGCCGGACTCGAAGGCCGGCACCGCAGGCGGCGACACGTGACCACCGCCCCCGACCCGCGGGCCGCCGCGAGGCCCGACCTCATCGGGCGCGACTTCGCACCCGACCCGGCCGCACTCGACGTCCGCTGGTGCGGCGACATCACGTATATCCCGACCGATCAGGGCTGGCTCTACCTGGCCACCGTCATCGACATCGCCTCCCGCCGTGTCGTCGGCTGGGCAACCGCCGATCATCTGCGGACCGACCTGGTCGCCGAAGCCCTTACGACCGCCTGCCGGCGGCGCCGCCCCGCCCGGCCGGTGATCTTCCACTCGGACCGCGGATGCCAGTACACCAGCCAGCAATTCGCGTCCCTGGCAGGTGAGTTCGACGTCCAGCTATCGGTCGGCCGCACCGGACAGTGCTGGGACAACGCCCTCGCCGAGTCCTTCTTCGCGACGATCAAACGGGAACTGCTCGGCACGAAACCCTGGCCCAGCAGGGCTCTCGCCCGCACTGCGATCTTCGAGTGGATCGAGAGCTGGTACAACTTGCAGCGGCTACACAGCAGCCTCGGCTACCGAAGTCCCGCCGAATACGAGACCGTACTCGCGGCCTGA
- a CDS encoding GAP family protein: protein MLIQAVGAVLPAALAVALSPFPLIGIVLILAGRHGRRNGLLFTAGWIAGLGIAATLVVLVFGGADDPESPSSAIADWGRVLAGAALIVLGARTWWQRPRAGDETGTPRWMASLDDLSASRALLLGLLLSGANPKNLVLTASAATSIVEVGAHHGDLVVAVAVFVLVGSCTVLGAVVIHLLGGQHAASFLDSVRQFMITNSAVITAIVLLLLGASILGDGLTGLGR from the coding sequence TTGCTGATCCAGGCAGTTGGAGCGGTGCTGCCGGCGGCACTGGCGGTCGCCCTCAGTCCGTTCCCCCTGATCGGGATCGTGCTGATCCTGGCCGGCCGGCACGGCCGACGTAACGGCCTGCTGTTCACGGCCGGGTGGATCGCCGGGCTCGGGATCGCGGCAACGCTCGTCGTGCTCGTGTTCGGCGGAGCCGACGACCCAGAAAGCCCTTCGTCCGCGATCGCGGACTGGGGACGGGTGCTCGCCGGAGCGGCCCTCATCGTGCTGGGGGCGCGTACATGGTGGCAGCGGCCGCGTGCCGGTGACGAGACCGGGACACCACGCTGGATGGCGTCACTCGATGACCTCTCGGCCTCGCGGGCGCTGCTCCTGGGCCTGCTGCTGTCGGGCGCCAACCCGAAGAACCTCGTCCTGACGGCCTCGGCAGCCACGTCGATCGTCGAAGTCGGGGCTCACCACGGCGATCTCGTCGTGGCCGTCGCCGTCTTCGTTCTCGTCGGATCCTGCACCGTTCTCGGCGCCGTCGTCATCCATCTCCTCGGCGGACAGCACGCGGCGTCGTTCCTGGACAGCGTCAGGCAATTCATGATCACCAACAGTGCCGTGATCACTGCGATCGTGCTCCTCCTTCTGGGTGCCAGCATCCTGGGCGACGGACTCACCGGACTTGGCCGCTGA
- a CDS encoding lamin tail domain-containing protein produces the protein MSSASSSVRRIAATVVAAGAVVSAVALPAAAADGDRLHQRPRVEISRVQADSPGRDDHSNRSLNAEWVEITNTTRDAINLRGWTLRDSDGNRYRFDNVRIGSRATIRIHTGNGRDTRTDLFQDRREYIWGNRADTATLRDDRGRTVDTETWGRR, from the coding sequence ATGTCTTCTGCTTCTTCCTCCGTTCGTCGTATCGCCGCTACCGTCGTGGCTGCCGGCGCGGTCGTCTCTGCGGTCGCGCTGCCGGCGGCCGCCGCGGATGGTGACCGTCTCCACCAGCGGCCGCGGGTGGAGATCAGCCGGGTCCAGGCCGACAGCCCCGGGCGCGACGACCACTCGAACCGGTCCCTGAACGCGGAGTGGGTGGAGATCACCAACACCACCCGCGACGCCATCAACCTGCGCGGTTGGACGTTGCGTGACAGCGACGGCAACCGCTACCGCTTCGACAACGTCCGCATCGGTAGCCGGGCCACGATCCGCATCCACACCGGCAACGGCCGCGACACCCGCACCGACCTCTTCCAGGACCGCCGCGAGTACATCTGGGGCAACCGCGCCGACACCGCCACCCTGCGTGACGACCGCGGCCGCACCGTCGACACCGAAACCTGGGGCCGGCGCTAA
- a CDS encoding quinone oxidoreductase family protein, translated as MLRIRHEVNGGPEVLFAEEVDRPEAGAGEALIRVEAVGVTLPTVRKVREGSEPISFGGEVAGEVVALGAGVTDFAVGDRVTGLCFANAYAEFAVLNTAMTSSIPDGATAVEAVALVRSGLVARGAYEAARTEPGESVLVTAAASAVGTLALQYAKAGGAARVVAAVSSADKADFVRGLGADEVVLYEDADWGAPYDVILDGVGGDLLGPAVRALATGGRLVAFSSGGGTVEAYELLVRGASMIGFQMRAIAAGKPELYDRWLRELWQMRDAGTLRTAVHEEIPLGEAARAHTLIEQRRNLGKVVLVP; from the coding sequence GTGCTGCGCATTCGCCATGAGGTCAACGGTGGACCCGAAGTGCTGTTCGCCGAGGAGGTCGATCGACCCGAGGCAGGAGCCGGGGAGGCGTTGATACGGGTCGAGGCGGTCGGGGTGACCCTGCCCACGGTGCGCAAAGTGCGGGAGGGCAGCGAGCCGATCTCGTTCGGCGGCGAGGTCGCCGGAGAGGTCGTCGCCCTAGGAGCGGGAGTCACCGACTTCGCCGTCGGAGACCGCGTCACCGGGCTGTGCTTCGCCAACGCCTACGCCGAATTCGCGGTTCTGAACACCGCCATGACGTCCTCGATCCCCGACGGCGCGACCGCCGTAGAGGCGGTCGCGCTGGTCCGCAGCGGGCTGGTCGCGCGCGGTGCCTACGAGGCCGCGCGTACGGAGCCCGGCGAGTCGGTCCTGGTCACGGCGGCGGCCAGCGCAGTGGGCACGCTCGCCCTCCAGTACGCCAAGGCCGGTGGGGCAGCACGCGTCGTCGCCGCCGTCAGCAGCGCCGACAAGGCCGACTTCGTCCGAGGGCTGGGCGCCGACGAGGTCGTGCTCTACGAGGACGCCGACTGGGGCGCCCCGTACGACGTGATTCTCGACGGCGTCGGCGGTGACCTTCTCGGCCCCGCTGTACGGGCCCTGGCGACGGGCGGACGACTGGTGGCCTTCAGCTCCGGCGGCGGCACGGTGGAGGCGTACGAACTACTGGTTCGAGGCGCCTCGATGATCGGCTTCCAGATGCGGGCCATAGCCGCTGGCAAGCCCGAACTCTACGACCGCTGGCTGCGCGAGCTCTGGCAGATGCGCGACGCGGGCACCCTGCGCACCGCCGTACACGAGGAGATCCCCCTCGGCGAAGCAGCCCGAGCCCACACCCTCATCGAGCAGCGCCGTAACCTCGGCAAGGTCGTCCTTGTCCCTTAG
- a CDS encoding HEAT repeat domain-containing protein: protein MTDPNAVVRGVLDNPFREAASQQGDPQGQARCGLKDHEEDGLGNHRAADGQTLRLDELAAGLMDPDGDLDDLAEIEEELVTARRRELIPYVERHLEAAVQAGNWYARHVLARILAETAGHTSLAALLRAYSRDLGDDQDSLSTTLHVLVQEHPAAAREILLPCAVGDDADLRGAAIWLLGFVPEPADLGLLAHAAQDSNEGIRSAVVGALGSHGTEPAAIDLLLHLLDDPSPQVRISALSSLSSIGSLRFFQRPRTLRKIRLLANDDSPRVRAWVAIALGHFSAPEPADLATSAVLDRLATDTDPYVRDQVAEARQRKSLRS from the coding sequence GTGACTGACCCGAACGCCGTTGTCAGAGGTGTGTTGGACAATCCGTTCCGCGAGGCTGCATCGCAGCAGGGAGACCCGCAGGGACAGGCTCGGTGCGGTCTGAAGGATCACGAGGAGGACGGATTGGGCAACCACCGGGCAGCGGATGGTCAGACCCTGCGCCTTGATGAACTGGCGGCCGGACTCATGGATCCGGACGGTGACCTCGACGACCTTGCAGAAATCGAAGAGGAGCTCGTAACCGCCCGGCGGCGGGAGCTGATTCCGTACGTGGAACGGCACCTCGAGGCAGCCGTGCAAGCGGGCAACTGGTACGCGCGTCATGTGCTCGCCCGGATTCTGGCCGAGACTGCCGGCCACACGTCCCTGGCAGCCCTCTTGCGGGCCTACTCCCGCGATCTCGGTGACGACCAGGACTCTCTCTCGACGACGCTCCATGTACTTGTACAGGAGCACCCGGCCGCCGCGCGTGAGATCCTCCTGCCGTGCGCCGTGGGCGACGATGCGGACCTTCGCGGGGCGGCAATCTGGCTGCTCGGCTTCGTTCCCGAACCCGCTGACCTCGGCCTGCTGGCCCACGCCGCGCAGGATTCGAACGAAGGAATCCGCAGCGCGGTCGTGGGTGCGCTCGGCAGTCACGGGACAGAGCCGGCGGCCATCGACCTTCTGTTGCACCTGCTGGACGACCCTTCCCCGCAGGTGCGAATCTCCGCCCTCAGCTCCCTCAGCTCCATAGGCTCCCTCCGCTTCTTCCAGCGGCCCAGAACCCTTCGGAAGATCCGCTTGCTCGCGAACGACGACAGCCCTCGTGTCCGTGCCTGGGTCGCAATCGCCTTGGGCCATTTTTCCGCTCCAGAACCCGCAGACCTCGCGACCTCGGCCGTGCTCGACAGGCTGGCAACAGACACCGACCCGTACGTTCGTGACCAGGTAGCCGAGGCCCGTCAGCGCAAGTCCCTCCGTAGCTAA
- a CDS encoding SDR family NAD(P)-dependent oxidoreductase has product MVITGRDDARLDRAAEQLAEVSDQGARLFTVRADSASLADLDRLAALIRERHGRLDGVFANAGVGVFQRSGEVTEQDFDLSVDVNFKGVFFTVQKVLPLLDAAGGGSIVINASWTLHRGLAVAPVYAATKAAVHNLARTLGSDLAVRGIRVNSISPGYIVTEMFDAANPDPASHDAIRSQVPLRRLGQAQDIAETVAFLLSPRSSYITAQDIAVDGGLVHAIPAS; this is encoded by the coding sequence ATCGTCATCACCGGCCGCGACGACGCCCGACTCGACCGCGCAGCCGAACAACTGGCCGAGGTCTCCGATCAGGGTGCGCGGCTGTTCACGGTCCGGGCCGACTCCGCCAGCCTTGCCGATCTCGACCGCTTGGCCGCCCTGATCCGTGAACGCCACGGACGTCTGGACGGGGTGTTCGCCAACGCCGGGGTCGGGGTCTTCCAGCGCAGCGGCGAGGTCACTGAGCAGGACTTCGATCTCAGCGTCGACGTCAACTTCAAGGGGGTGTTCTTCACGGTCCAGAAGGTTCTGCCGCTGCTCGACGCGGCGGGTGGCGGTTCCATCGTGATCAACGCCTCGTGGACACTGCACCGGGGCCTGGCCGTCGCACCGGTGTACGCGGCCACCAAGGCCGCCGTCCACAACCTGGCCCGCACGCTGGGCAGCGATCTCGCCGTGCGCGGCATCCGGGTGAACTCGATCAGCCCGGGCTACATCGTCACCGAAATGTTCGATGCCGCCAACCCGGACCCTGCCTCGCACGATGCCATCCGCTCCCAGGTGCCGCTGCGGCGGCTCGGCCAGGCCCAGGACATCGCCGAGACCGTCGCCTTCCTCCTCTCCCCGCGGTCGTCGTACATCACCGCCCAGGACATCGCCGTCGACGGGGGCCTGGTGCACGCGATCCCCGCCTCCTGA
- a CDS encoding restriction endonuclease: MASRKSRSGVPRRGATLGRDLVLAVGLAATAVGGPAVFVKATSAAGTRMPVLPVASAALLLLGVAFAAWSMSPVRGRPAAPPDPGVRSATGVGPATDMPEVGAAALDHAAVDADGFEHTIAALCVRDGCTSVEVVGGAGDLGADVIATTPDGLRVIVQCKHYAEDNRVGSQDLQRFGGTCFAVHDADVAIIVTTGYFTAPALEYAAACSIVCVDGEALAAWTEPGVGPPPWESDACHSDGSTDGVRAGR, from the coding sequence ATGGCGTCGAGGAAGAGCAGGAGCGGGGTCCCGCGGCGCGGCGCGACGCTCGGACGCGATCTGGTGCTCGCCGTGGGGCTTGCCGCTACGGCCGTAGGCGGACCGGCCGTCTTCGTCAAGGCCACCTCGGCGGCCGGGACGCGGATGCCGGTCCTGCCGGTGGCCTCGGCGGCGCTGCTACTGCTCGGCGTGGCGTTCGCCGCATGGAGCATGTCCCCCGTCAGGGGTCGCCCGGCGGCACCGCCCGACCCGGGCGTGCGCTCCGCGACGGGCGTGGGTCCCGCGACGGACATGCCGGAGGTGGGAGCCGCCGCCCTGGACCACGCCGCGGTCGATGCCGACGGCTTCGAGCACACCATCGCCGCTCTGTGCGTACGCGACGGCTGCACCTCGGTGGAAGTGGTGGGCGGCGCGGGCGACCTGGGCGCCGACGTGATCGCCACGACCCCGGACGGGCTGCGCGTCATCGTGCAGTGCAAGCACTACGCCGAGGACAACCGGGTCGGCTCGCAGGACCTGCAGCGTTTCGGCGGGACGTGCTTCGCCGTCCACGACGCCGACGTCGCGATCATCGTGACCACCGGCTACTTCACCGCGCCTGCCCTTGAGTACGCCGCCGCGTGCTCAATCGTCTGTGTCGACGGCGAGGCCCTGGCGGCCTGGACCGAGCCGGGCGTAGGGCCGCCGCCCTGGGAATCGGACGCTTGCCACTCCGACGGCTCCACCGACGGCGTCAGGGCCGGCCGCTGA
- a CDS encoding IS3 family transposase, with amino-acid sequence MESMGKKKPRPRRSFTSEFKAEIVELCRRGDRSVGQIAKDFDLTETAVRDWVKQAEVDAGERDGLTSSEREELAALRRENRRLREDVDILKRATAFFAKETR; translated from the coding sequence ATGGAGAGCATGGGGAAGAAGAAGCCTCGCCCTCGCCGTTCGTTCACGTCGGAGTTCAAGGCCGAGATCGTCGAGCTGTGCCGGCGCGGTGACCGCTCGGTCGGTCAGATAGCCAAGGACTTCGATCTGACCGAGACCGCGGTGCGGGACTGGGTCAAGCAGGCCGAGGTCGACGCGGGCGAGCGAGACGGGCTGACCAGCAGCGAGCGTGAGGAGCTGGCCGCGCTGCGGCGGGAGAACCGCCGCCTGCGCGAGGACGTCGACATCCTCAAGCGGGCCACGGCTTTCTTCGCGAAGGAGACCCGGTGA
- a CDS encoding MarR family winged helix-turn-helix transcriptional regulator, producing the protein MTSDLQRIQSLPTWLVGRVAARGRGMVADAIAAEGLKLMHHAVLAATAEYGPVTQADLARRLAVDPKDMVGILNHLQKEGLVLRAPHPSDRRKNAVTATPEGTAVLARCGALAEAANAALLAPLTPDEQKQLMALLTRLHEAAPPSA; encoded by the coding sequence ATGACCTCGGACCTCCAGCGCATCCAGTCCCTACCGACGTGGCTCGTCGGCCGTGTTGCGGCGCGCGGCCGGGGCATGGTCGCCGACGCGATCGCCGCGGAGGGGTTGAAGCTCATGCACCACGCGGTACTGGCCGCGACGGCCGAGTACGGGCCCGTCACCCAGGCCGACCTGGCCCGTCGGCTGGCCGTCGACCCCAAGGACATGGTCGGCATCCTCAACCACCTCCAGAAGGAGGGCCTCGTCCTGCGCGCCCCCCACCCCTCGGACCGCCGCAAGAACGCCGTCACCGCCACCCCGGAGGGCACAGCCGTCCTCGCCCGCTGCGGAGCCCTGGCCGAAGCCGCCAATGCCGCACTGCTGGCACCACTCACTCCGGATGAGCAGAAGCAGCTGATGGCCCTGCTGACCCGGCTCCACGAGGCAGCGCCGCCCTCGGCCTGA
- a CDS encoding ATP-binding protein has protein sequence MRAKGWATSFPVHRGVREARRWTAERLDSLHWTTDAPDTAHSVLLTVSELVTNAHVHAHSGAGLVLTWDGRCLHVSVADGDPCLPAPRDPSREATSGRGLAIVDALADAWDAHSFHGGKTITACFHTGVTGVTPAPHTARSRSGPHAGGSTDA, from the coding sequence ATGCGTGCCAAGGGGTGGGCCACGTCCTTCCCCGTACATCGAGGGGTGCGCGAGGCCCGCCGGTGGACGGCGGAACGCCTCGACTCCCTGCATTGGACGACGGACGCCCCCGACACGGCGCACTCCGTCTTGCTGACGGTGTCGGAGCTCGTCACCAACGCGCACGTCCACGCCCACAGCGGAGCCGGGCTGGTGCTCACCTGGGACGGCCGGTGCCTGCACGTCAGTGTCGCCGACGGCGACCCGTGTCTGCCGGCCCCGCGCGATCCCTCACGCGAGGCGACTTCCGGACGGGGACTCGCCATCGTCGACGCCCTCGCCGATGCCTGGGATGCCCATTCCTTCCACGGCGGCAAGACGATCACCGCCTGTTTCCATACCGGGGTGACCGGGGTGACACCCGCCCCGCACACGGCGAGGAGTCGTTCGGGTCCGCACGCCGGAGGATCCACTGACGCATAA